The genomic window TGTATGCGCGCATGGTCGATGATATGGATGTGAATTGCGGCGATGTCATTTCCGATGGTGTGAGTCTGGAGCAAAAAGGCCAGGAGTTGTTTGCGGCCCTGTTGCAAATAGCCTCGGGGCAGAGAACCAAGAGTGAATTACAGGGGTTTGGCGGTGTCGAATTCGTACCCTGGCAAATCGGAGCCACATTATAGACTGCCCGGAACATATGAGGGTCCTTCAAGGGGCGGCGCGCGCCTGTGATCTCTTGCCCGCTGAAAGCCAATCGCGTAGGCCAGACAAACCTGACCTGATGTGAGAGACCTGATGCGCCTGAGCCGTTACTTCCTGCCCGTTCTGAAGGAAACCCCCGCCGAGGCGCAGATTGTCAGCCATCGGCTGATGCTGCGGGCCGGTATGATCAAACAGGCCAGCGCCGGTATCTATTCCTGGTTGCCGCTTGGGTATCGGGTGCTGCGCAATATTGAACGGATCGTGCATGAGGAACAGCAGCGCGCGGGCCATATCCCGATGCTGATGCCAACCCTGCAATCCGCCGATCTGTGGCGCGAAAGCGGGCGCTATGATGCCTATGGCCCCGAGATGCTGCGGATCCGTGACCGGCAGGATCGTGACATGCTGTATGGCCCCACGAATGAAGAGATGATCACCGATATCTTCCGGTCTCATGTGGGCAGCTACAAGGATCTGCCGCTGACGCTGTATCATATCCAGTGGAAGTTCCGCGATGAGATCCGGCCGCGTTTCGGGGTGATGCGGGGCCGCGAGTTTCTGATGAAAGACGGGTATAATTTCGATGTCTCGAAAGAGGCGGCGCTGCATGCCTATAACCGCCATCTGGTCAGCTATCTGCGGACCTATGAGCGGATGGGCCTGCAGGCGATCCCGATGCGCGCCGATAGCGGGCCGATCGGCGGCGATGACACCCATGAATTTCTGGTGCTGGCCGAGACCGGCGAAAGCGAGGTGTTCTACGATGCAGAGATCACCGATCTGACCTTCGGTGAGCGTGAGGTGGATTACGACAATGTGGCGGAATGCCAGGCGGTGCTGGAAGAATTCACCAGCCGCTATGCCCGCACCGATGAAACCCATGACGAGGTGCTGTTCAACCAGATCCCCGAGGCCCGCCGCCGGATGGCGCGCGGGATCGAGGTGGGCCAGATCTTCTATTTCGGGACCAAATATTCCGAAGCCCTGGGGGCCACTGTGCAGACCGCCGACGGCCAGAAGGTTCCGGTTCATATGGGCAGCCACGGGATCGGTGTCAGCCGTCTTCTGGGCGCGATCATCGAGGCCAGCCATGACGATAAAGGCATCATCTGGCCCGAGGGTGTGACACCGTTCCATTGCGGGATCGTCAATCTGCGCCAGGGTGACACCGGCACCGATGGCGCCTGTGACGGTCTTTACAAAGCGCTCAAAGCCAAAGGGCTGGAGCCGCTTTATGATGATCGCGAGGAACGGGCCGGGGCGAAATTCGCGACCATGGATCTGATCGGGCTGCCCTGGCGGATCACGGTCGGGCCGCGCGGGCTGGACAAGGGCGTGGTTGAACTGACCAGCCGCAAGACCGGTGAAAGCGAAGAGATGAGTGCCGAGGCCGCCGTGGACAAGGTGGCCGAGATTTATGCCCCCCATCACGCCCATATCGCCGCGATGATCGAGCCGATGGCCGAGCGGAGCTTTCATACCTGGCTTTAGAACATCGTCCATTTCATCTGCATCACATATACACTGTGCAGAGGGCAGCGTCTGAGCCGAAGGGTGGGCGAGAAGCGCCCGCCCTGTGGGGGCGGTTCGGGCGCTGCCCGGCGGTGCCGCCGGGCAGAATGGTGGTGGGGGATGGCGAAGAATTTCAGGCTGAAGCTAAAGCCCACACATTGCTTGGGGCCATGTTGCGCCCGCACAGCCCTGTCCGGTAAAATTGTGCCTTACAGTATGCTGCCTTAAACCTGAGACATCGCGCATCACAAATACCCTGTGAACGCGAAGCGTGGCAGGGTATTTGTGATTCAAGTTTAAGGCAGGGTGCTTTAGGTGTTGCGACGACGATCCCGTGTTCCGGCCTGCATATCTGACTCAGCCTGTACTTTGGTACAGGCCACCTATCCGAATGTGCTGCAGGATATCCCATTGTCCAGACGGCTTTGACCCGCTGTCTCGCTAAACTCTCATCTTATGTGAGGATGAGATGAGAGTTTAGCGAGATGGGTATGGCGAGACATATACAGAACAGCGCAGGCCGGAGTGAGGCCTTCACCGGCTTTGTGATGGACACAGTCATGCTTTGAGATCGGTGCATGATGCCCAGGTCGCTCCTGGGTGTCGTGCATGCCTCTCGCCCCGGGGTGAACCGCCCGGGACAGCGAAAGGCGGCGCCCGGGCCGGTGGGACAGGTTCGGGCGCCCGAAGGGTATTGCGACGGACAGACAGAATACCGCATCATAATGACCGTATGGGCTGAACCCGCCCGCCCGATATGGGCCGCGATCATCGGCTATGACATGAACGATGCTTGACCCCCGGCCATAAAGCCCCCAGTTTCAGCCCAACAAGAAACGAGCAGGGGGTGCCAGATGTCTGGCCGTACCAAACCGTTCTCAGGCTTCGAATTCATGATTGCCTGGCGTTATCTGCGCGCGCGCCGTGCCGAAGGCGGGGTCAGTGTGATGACCTGGATCAGCTTCCTTGGCATCGCCCTGGCGGTGATGGCGCTGATTGCGACCCTGGCCGTGCGGTCCGGGTTTCGGCATGAATTTGTCGGCACGATTGTGGGGGCGAACCCGCATATCACCGTTCTGGGGATGGAACGGTTCGACTATACCGAGGAAGAACAGGCGCTGATCGCGGCCAACCCGGCCGTTGCGGATGCGCTGGCGGGCCGGGCGGCGACCACCCGCACCCTGCAAAACCCCGCCGCCATCGCCGATGCGGTGCGCGCCGTGCCGGGTGTTGTGCATGCGGCCGCGGTGATCCGGGTCGAGGTCATGGCCAGCGCGGGCAATGAAAACACTCTGGGCCAGGTGATCGGGATCGGGGCTGAAGATCTGGCCACCGTGCCCCTTGTGCGCGACCCAGAGGCGTCTTTTGGCTCTCTGGAGCGCTTTGACGAAGGCGTGGCCATCGGCGAGGGTGTGGCGCGCCGTCTGGGGCTGCGTGTCGGTGATACGATCCGCCTGACATCGCCCTCGGGTGCGCAGACCGTGGGCGGGCGGGCCGCGCGGGTCGGCGGGTATGAGGTGGTGTATATCTTCCGCGTCGGGCGCTGGGATATCGACAATGTGCGTATCTACATGCCCTTTGCCGAGGCGCAGAGCTTTTTTGACCGCGATGGCGTGGCCGATAGCGTGGATATCGCCGTGGATGACCCCGAACATGTGGAGCCGCTGGTCGGACCGGTGGCGCTTGCGGCGGGGCAGGGCACCTATCTGCGGACCTGGCAGGACAGTTCCGGCGCCTATCTGCAGGCGTTGCAGATGGAGGATAACATCATGTTCGTGATCCTCTCGATCCTGGTGCTGATTGCGACGATGAACATTGTTTCGGGCCTGATTATGCTGGTGAAGAACAAAAGCCATGATATCGGCATTCTGCGCACCGTGGGGTTGAGCGAAGGGTCAATCCTGCGGGTGTTCTTCATCTGCGGCGCGTCTGTGGGTCTGGCGGGCACGGTGGTGGGGGTGGGTCTTGGTTGCGCCTTTGCGATCTGGATCGACCCGATTTTCAGCTTTGTGAACTGGGTGGCGGGCGGCGGCGTCTGGGATCCGTCGGTGCGGCTGCTGTCGCAATTGCCGGCACGGCTGGAATGGGGGGATGTGGTTTCGGCGGTCAGCCTGTCGCTTGGCCTGTCTTTTGTCGTGACGATCTTTCCGGCCCGTCGTGCGGCACGGATGAACCCGGTGGAGGCGCTGCGCTATGAATAAGGCAGTGCTGCATCTCGGCGGGATCGAAAAAGGCTATAACCACGGCAAGCCCAATGAGGTCCGCGTGTTGCGGGGGGCCTCTGTCTCGGTGCATCCTGGTGAGATTGTGGCCCTGGTCGCGCCTTCGGGGGCGGGAAAATCGACATTGCTGCATATTGCCGGGCTGCTGGACACGCCGGATCAGGGGGCGGTGGAGATTGGTGGCGTCGATCTTGGTGACGCGTCGGACCGGGCCCGCACGGCGGCGCGGCGCGGACAGGTCGGGTTCATCTATCAATTCCACCATTTGCTGCCGGAATTCACCGCCGCAGAAAACATCATCCTGCCGCAACTGGCCCATGGGATCCCGCGCGCGGAGGCAGAGCTGCATGCGCAAGACCTGCTGGAGAGTGTCGGCGTGCGGGAACGGGCAGGCCACCGGCCTGCGGCGATGTCAGGGGGCGAACAACAGCGCGTCGCCTTCTGCCGGGCACTGGCGAACCGGCCTGCCCTGCTGTTGGCGGATGAGCCGACCGGAAATCTGGACCCGAAAACCTCTGACCGGGTGTTCGAGGCGCTGATGGGGCTGGTGCGCGGTCGCGGGCTGGCGGCCCTGATCGCCACCCATAATCTGGAACTGGCCGGGCGGATGGACCGGGTGCTGCGACTGAAGGACGGCGTGCTGGTGGATGCGACCGACGGGGCAGGGGATTGAAGCAGGCCGCTGCCGCCTGTGTGAAACGTCAGACGGTTTTGACTTTTGCGTCATAGACGGACCCAAGTTCAGAAAATCTGGCGAAAGCGGATTTTGATACAAGATGCAGCGAATGTCTGGAACGAGGCCAAAGTGTCGGATGCTGCGTTGTGCACGAATGTCAGCTACTCGGTCTCTGCACCGAGCCGTTTGGCTAGGACACCGGTCAGGATCACGGCAATAACAAGAAACACCGCGCCGACAAGCCAAGCCGTAGGTGTGGAGTAAACATCGGCGATGGCTCCCGCCAAAATCAGGCCCAATGCTGCCCCAAGTTGCTGTATCAGCGACCGCAAAGACAGCATTGTGGATCGTTGGCGGTCCTCTACGCATCTATGCAGAACACTGCTGGCTGGCGTCTCAGAAACGCCAAGGACAACAGAATACACAATGAAAACCAACACAAACCCGACGATACTGCCCTGCAAAGCCAATGCGATCTGAACGCCCGCCATGCAGGCAAAAGCCGCCGCAAGGGTAACTGCGTGCCGTCGTTTAAAAATCCGACTGATGTGTGGAGACAGCCACGCGCCGAAAGCGATTGAGAAAAAATAGGTCGCGGTCAAGACACCGATGATGGTGTTTGCATAGCCTTCCTCCAACATGGGCTTTGCATGGGTCGGCCAGATCAACTCGACCGGGTTGGTCGCCATCAGGAAAAACGCCAACGCTGCCAGAAGTATCGACAGAGCGGGATGTTTAAGAGCCAAAAGGCTCGCGTCTTTTATCACCGTTGGGACATTGGCGAAGCCGCGCATGACAGCCGTGACGTTCATCGGACGCGGTTTTTCGGCAATGGCCAACATCGTGAAAACAAACACGCCCAACATCACACCGAAGCTTGCCACGTAGGACACATCATAGATGCTGAACCCAAGGCTTTTTGCGACCTCGCCCAGAATATCGGGCAGAAGACCTCCCAAGACGGCACCAATGGCCAACCCTACGGCATTGGCCCATTGCGCATTGGCCAGTGCGGGTTGGACATCCACATTGGGCGCGGCGGCCTTGAAAGTTTCGACAAACCACGCATCAAGCGTACCTGACCTGAGCGCGCGTCCAAAACCGATGAATGCAAATGAAAGCGCGAGAACATAGAAATCGCTCGTTGATAAAAATAGTGCCAGCGAGACTAGGCTAGCGACGACCGCCGCCAGAAAGACCGGCTTGCGGCCAATGCTGTCGGCGAGGCCACCAAACGGCAGCTCCATCACCATCGCCGTAAGCGAGTAGACCCCGAAGAGAAGCGAGATTTGAAAGAGGTCCATGCCACGGTCAGTCAATGCCAGAGCAACAACGGCGACTGTCAATCCCATCGCAAAACGGTCAAGGAACTGGTGTATCTGAAACACGCGAATGTGCCGTCGCGCTGACTCATTCAGCGTTGCGAAAGAAAACTCGATTTCGGTGGCCATCTTTGCAGCATCGCCGTTGGTGTCGACATGCACAATA from Rhodophyticola sp. CCM32 includes these protein-coding regions:
- the proS gene encoding proline--tRNA ligase, whose amino-acid sequence is MRLSRYFLPVLKETPAEAQIVSHRLMLRAGMIKQASAGIYSWLPLGYRVLRNIERIVHEEQQRAGHIPMLMPTLQSADLWRESGRYDAYGPEMLRIRDRQDRDMLYGPTNEEMITDIFRSHVGSYKDLPLTLYHIQWKFRDEIRPRFGVMRGREFLMKDGYNFDVSKEAALHAYNRHLVSYLRTYERMGLQAIPMRADSGPIGGDDTHEFLVLAETGESEVFYDAEITDLTFGEREVDYDNVAECQAVLEEFTSRYARTDETHDEVLFNQIPEARRRMARGIEVGQIFYFGTKYSEALGATVQTADGQKVPVHMGSHGIGVSRLLGAIIEASHDDKGIIWPEGVTPFHCGIVNLRQGDTGTDGACDGLYKALKAKGLEPLYDDREERAGAKFATMDLIGLPWRITVGPRGLDKGVVELTSRKTGESEEMSAEAAVDKVAEIYAPHHAHIAAMIEPMAERSFHTWL
- a CDS encoding MFS transporter, whose product is MATEIEFSFATLNESARRHIRVFQIHQFLDRFAMGLTVAVVALALTDRGMDLFQISLLFGVYSLTAMVMELPFGGLADSIGRKPVFLAAVVASLVSLALFLSTSDFYVLALSFAFIGFGRALRSGTLDAWFVETFKAAAPNVDVQPALANAQWANAVGLAIGAVLGGLLPDILGEVAKSLGFSIYDVSYVASFGVMLGVFVFTMLAIAEKPRPMNVTAVMRGFANVPTVIKDASLLALKHPALSILLAALAFFLMATNPVELIWPTHAKPMLEEGYANTIIGVLTATYFFSIAFGAWLSPHISRIFKRRHAVTLAAAFACMAGVQIALALQGSIVGFVLVFIVYSVVLGVSETPASSVLHRCVEDRQRSTMLSLRSLIQQLGAALGLILAGAIADVYSTPTAWLVGAVFLVIAVILTGVLAKRLGAETE
- a CDS encoding ABC transporter permease, with translation MSGRTKPFSGFEFMIAWRYLRARRAEGGVSVMTWISFLGIALAVMALIATLAVRSGFRHEFVGTIVGANPHITVLGMERFDYTEEEQALIAANPAVADALAGRAATTRTLQNPAAIADAVRAVPGVVHAAAVIRVEVMASAGNENTLGQVIGIGAEDLATVPLVRDPEASFGSLERFDEGVAIGEGVARRLGLRVGDTIRLTSPSGAQTVGGRAARVGGYEVVYIFRVGRWDIDNVRIYMPFAEAQSFFDRDGVADSVDIAVDDPEHVEPLVGPVALAAGQGTYLRTWQDSSGAYLQALQMEDNIMFVILSILVLIATMNIVSGLIMLVKNKSHDIGILRTVGLSEGSILRVFFICGASVGLAGTVVGVGLGCAFAIWIDPIFSFVNWVAGGGVWDPSVRLLSQLPARLEWGDVVSAVSLSLGLSFVVTIFPARRAARMNPVEALRYE
- a CDS encoding ABC transporter ATP-binding protein; translation: MNKAVLHLGGIEKGYNHGKPNEVRVLRGASVSVHPGEIVALVAPSGAGKSTLLHIAGLLDTPDQGAVEIGGVDLGDASDRARTAARRGQVGFIYQFHHLLPEFTAAENIILPQLAHGIPRAEAELHAQDLLESVGVRERAGHRPAAMSGGEQQRVAFCRALANRPALLLADEPTGNLDPKTSDRVFEALMGLVRGRGLAALIATHNLELAGRMDRVLRLKDGVLVDATDGAGD